The following proteins are co-located in the Penaeus monodon isolate SGIC_2016 chromosome 35, NSTDA_Pmon_1, whole genome shotgun sequence genome:
- the LOC119595261 gene encoding sporozoite surface protein 2-like — MNERKRDNSEGPWKPRRPWKPRSPWKPRRPLEIPEPLETPKAPGNPEGPGNPEAPWKPRRPLETPKPLETTKAPGNPEGPGNPEGSLETSKPLETPKALETPKAPGNPEGPWKPQRPWKPRRPWKPRRPWKPRRPWTPRRPWKPRRPLETPKAPGNPEGSWKPRRTLETPKALETSKALETPKALETPKAPGNHEGPWKPRRPLETPKALETLKAPGNPEGPGNPEGSWKPRRPPETPKAPGNPEGPWKSRRPWKPRRPLENPKAPGNPEGPWKPSCPSQGKHKGPSTKKVPSRLKLR, encoded by the coding sequence GCCCCTGGAAACCCAGAAGGCCCTGGAAACCCCGGAGCCCCTGGAAACCCCGAAGGCCCCTGGAAATCCCGGAGCCCCTGGAAACCCCGAAGGCCCCTGGAAACCCCGAAGGCCCTGGAAACCCCGAAGCCCCCTGGAAACCCCGAAGGCCCCTGGAAACCCCGAAGCCCCTGGAAACGACGAAGGCCCCTGGAAATCCCGAAGGCCCTGGAAACCCCGAAGGCTCCCTGGAAACCTCGAAGCCCCTGGAAACCCCGAAGGCCCTGGAAACCCCGAAGGCCCCTGGAAACCCCGAAGGCCCCTGGAAACCCCAAAGGCCCTGGAAACCCCGAAGGCCCTGGAAACCCCGAAGGCCCTGGAAACCCCGAAGGCCCTGGACTCCCCGAAGGCCCTGGAAACCCCGAAGGCCCCTGGAAACCCCGAAGGCCCCTGGAAACCCCGAAGGCTCCTGGAAACCCCGAAGGACCCTGGAAACCCCGAAGGCCCTGGAAACCTCGAAGGCCCTGGAAACCCCGAAGGCCCTGGAAACCCCGAAGGCCCCTGGAAACCACGAAGGCCCCTGGAAACCCCGAAGGCCCCTGGAAACCCCGAAGGCCCTGGAAACCTTGAAGGCCCCTGGAAACCCTGAAGGCCCTGGAAACCCCGAAGGCTCCTGGAAACCCCGAAGGCCCCCGGAAACCCCGAAGGCTCCTGGAAACCCCGAAGGCCCCTGGAAATCCCGAAGGCCCTGGAAACCCCGAAGGCCCCTGGAAAACCCGAAGGCCCCTGGAAACCCCGAAGGCCCCTGGAAACCCTCATGCCCCAGCCAAGGGAAGCACAAGGGACCTTCCACGAAAAAGGTTCCTAGTCGCCTGAAGTTGCGGTGA